The Desulfomicrobium orale DSM 12838 genome includes a window with the following:
- a CDS encoding NAD(P)-dependent oxidoreductase: MSVVGWIGTGVMGRSMCGHLLAAGHTMQVFNRTRASAESLLKAGATWCGSPAEAARGAEFVFTIVGYPSDVRSVYLGEDGILAHADAGAVVVDMTTSEPSLAREIHAAAGEKNIAALDAPVSGGDLGARDATLAIMVGGDVETFEKIRPLFEVMGKNVRHMGAPGAGQHTKMSNQILIAGTMIGVVESLLYAVRAGLGMDAVIDVIGSGAASSWSINNLGRKIAREDFSPGFFVKHFVKDMGIALAEARKMGIALPGLALVEQLYVAAIAQGFENMGTQALYSALLAMSPVR; this comes from the coding sequence ATGAGCGTCGTGGGCTGGATCGGGACAGGGGTGATGGGGCGGTCCATGTGCGGGCACCTGCTGGCCGCGGGGCATACGATGCAGGTGTTCAACCGGACCAGGGCTTCGGCCGAAAGCCTTCTGAAGGCCGGGGCGACGTGGTGCGGCAGTCCGGCGGAAGCGGCGCGTGGGGCGGAATTCGTTTTCACCATCGTGGGCTATCCGTCCGATGTGCGCTCCGTGTATCTGGGCGAGGACGGCATTCTGGCTCATGCGGACGCCGGCGCCGTGGTAGTGGACATGACCACTTCCGAGCCTTCCCTGGCCAGGGAAATTCACGCTGCGGCCGGAGAAAAGAACATCGCCGCCTTGGATGCTCCGGTGTCAGGCGGCGATCTGGGCGCCAGGGACGCGACTTTGGCCATCATGGTCGGCGGCGACGTGGAAACTTTCGAGAAGATCCGGCCGCTTTTCGAGGTCATGGGCAAAAACGTCCGGCACATGGGAGCTCCGGGGGCCGGACAGCATACGAAGATGAGCAATCAGATCCTCATCGCCGGAACCATGATCGGCGTGGTGGAATCGCTCCTGTACGCGGTGCGCGCGGGGCTCGGCATGGACGCGGTGATCGATGTCATCGGCAGCGGGGCGGCCAGCTCCTGGTCCATCAATAACCTGGGCCGCAAGATCGCCCGGGAGGATTTTTCACCCGGATTTTTCGTCAAGCATTTCGTGAAGGACATGGGCATCGCCCTGGCCGAGGCCAGGAAAATGGGCATCGCCCTGCCGGGACTGGCCCTGGTCGAACAGCTCTATGTGGCCGCCATAGCCCAGGGGTTCGAGAACATGGGCACCCAGGCGCTGTACAGCGCGCTCCTGGCCATGAGTCCGGTCAGATAG
- a CDS encoding response regulator transcription factor — translation MKSGLRVVLLEEEGLVRNVLVKALADWGYACEVPEDEDAAWAAVRGDAAPTAVVADWHTDILDCGDFFRKVRRAGEHCHLVAGIPRSGADGIRVCIRAGAHDFVYRPYNLDEVRVRLHAIGRIMGLPGDSLSFD, via the coding sequence ATGAAAAGCGGGCTGAGAGTGGTTCTGCTGGAGGAAGAAGGGCTGGTCCGCAATGTTCTGGTCAAGGCCCTGGCCGACTGGGGGTACGCCTGCGAAGTGCCCGAAGACGAGGACGCCGCTTGGGCTGCCGTACGGGGGGATGCCGCTCCCACGGCCGTGGTGGCGGACTGGCATACGGATATTCTCGATTGTGGGGATTTTTTCCGCAAAGTCCGGCGCGCCGGGGAGCACTGCCATCTGGTGGCGGGCATTCCCCGCAGCGGCGCGGACGGCATCCGTGTCTGCATCAGGGCCGGAGCCCATGATTTCGTGTACCGGCCCTATAATCTGGACGAGGTCCGGGTGCGCTTGCACGCCATCGGCAGAATCATGGGCCTGCCGGGCGACTCACTGTCTTTTGATTAA
- a CDS encoding nitroreductase family protein: MLELIVDPDRCTQCGQCAEDCPVGVLEADGGPPRVLPHRENACIGCQHCLAVCPAAALSVFGLNPDHSPEVRPVSPEMVENLMRGRRSVRRYKKEAVPREIVDRLVSVVMYAPSGKNRRQVSFTLVDDPHVMDVVRSRTYECIRKAARENRLPEKMGFFARFADAWAKGGDPIFQHAPHMVIASEAVENPSAEANPFIALTYFELMAASLGLGTLWCGFARWALCDVAPEMLRLLGIPENHRSMYVMLFGYPAVRYARTVQRGISGVRRVALEK, encoded by the coding sequence ATGCTCGAGCTGATCGTCGACCCGGACCGCTGTACCCAGTGCGGCCAGTGCGCGGAGGACTGTCCTGTGGGTGTGCTGGAAGCGGACGGCGGCCCGCCGCGGGTTCTGCCGCACCGGGAAAATGCCTGCATAGGCTGTCAGCACTGTCTGGCCGTGTGTCCTGCCGCTGCTCTCTCCGTTTTTGGTCTTAATCCGGATCACAGTCCTGAAGTCCGGCCCGTTTCCCCGGAGATGGTGGAAAATCTGATGCGCGGGCGCAGGTCCGTACGCCGGTACAAAAAAGAGGCCGTGCCCCGGGAGATCGTGGACCGGCTCGTGAGCGTGGTCATGTATGCGCCTTCGGGAAAGAACCGCCGCCAAGTCAGCTTTACTCTGGTGGACGATCCGCATGTCATGGATGTGGTGCGCAGCCGGACCTACGAGTGCATCCGAAAAGCCGCGCGGGAAAACCGCCTGCCGGAGAAAATGGGCTTCTTCGCCAGATTTGCCGATGCCTGGGCCAAGGGCGGGGATCCCATCTTCCAGCACGCTCCGCATATGGTCATCGCTTCGGAGGCGGTGGAAAATCCTTCGGCCGAGGCCAATCCATTCATCGCCCTGACCTATTTCGAGCTCATGGCCGCAAGCCTGGGCCTTGGCACATTGTGGTGCGGGTTCGCCCGCTGGGCCCTGTGCGACGTGGCGCCGGAAATGCTCCGTTTGCTGGGCATACCGGAAAATCACCGGTCCATGTATGTGATGCTGTTCGGATACCCGGCTGTGCGCTACGCCCGGACGGTACAGCGCGGGATTTCGGGCGTGCGGCGGGTTGCACTGGAAAAGTGA
- a CDS encoding DMT family transporter — translation MNKSSIAPFMALLTAMMLWGSSFVAFKYVVMVFDPVVVVFARMVLASSLLLLVLRWWRPRVIHLKDIPVMLFMALCEPCLYFILEGQALTLTTASQAGMVAATLPVLVALCSVFFLGERLEGKVWAGLFLALAGVVWVSLCASATETAPRPVLGNFLELLAMMCAAGYTISMKKLCGSYSPCFLTAVQFLVGTVFFFPLLFLPGTELPRNLTPGPVWAVVYLGTCVSVGAYGLYNFGISRLPAWQASAFINLVPVFSILLGWAWLDERLSLLQLLGACAVFGGVLMSQRWDHQTQKEEPFAGNLSPVRVEREGNRSR, via the coding sequence ATGAATAAATCGTCTATTGCGCCGTTTATGGCCCTGCTTACGGCCATGATGCTGTGGGGCAGTTCTTTTGTGGCTTTCAAGTACGTGGTCATGGTGTTCGATCCTGTGGTCGTCGTGTTTGCGCGCATGGTCCTGGCCTCCTCGCTTTTGCTGCTTGTACTGCGCTGGTGGCGGCCCCGTGTCATCCACCTGAAGGATATACCTGTCATGCTGTTCATGGCCTTGTGCGAGCCTTGTCTTTATTTCATTTTGGAAGGCCAGGCCCTGACCCTGACCACGGCCTCGCAGGCGGGCATGGTGGCTGCGACGCTGCCCGTGCTGGTGGCTCTGTGTTCGGTCTTTTTTCTGGGAGAACGTCTGGAGGGAAAGGTCTGGGCCGGACTTTTTCTGGCCCTGGCCGGAGTGGTCTGGGTCAGCCTGTGCGCTTCGGCCACGGAAACGGCCCCCCGGCCGGTACTTGGCAATTTTCTGGAACTGCTGGCCATGATGTGCGCCGCCGGGTACACCATCAGCATGAAGAAGCTTTGCGGCAGCTATTCGCCGTGCTTTCTGACCGCCGTGCAGTTTCTGGTGGGGACTGTTTTCTTTTTTCCGCTTCTTTTCCTGCCCGGCACCGAACTGCCCCGGAATCTGACGCCGGGACCCGTCTGGGCCGTTGTCTATCTGGGAACCTGCGTCAGCGTGGGGGCTTACGGTCTCTACAATTTCGGCATCAGCAGATTGCCGGCCTGGCAGGCTTCGGCCTTCATCAATCTGGTTCCGGTATTTTCCATTCTGCTGGGATGGGCCTGGCTGGACGAGCGGCTCAGCCTGTTGCAGCTGCTGGGAGCCTGCGCGGTATTCGGGGGCGTACTCATGAGCCAGCGGTGGGATCACCAGACGCAAAAAGAGGAACCGTTTGCCGGGAACCTCTCTCCGGTCCGTGTTGAAAGGGAGGGAAACCGCTCGCGATAG
- the hcp gene encoding hydroxylamine reductase produces MFCNQCEQTARGTGCTKVGVCGKQPEVAALQDLLIYALQGLSQVAVQARAKGVSDAAVNRFISEGVFSTLTNVDFDPARFQVLINEAAGYRTLLASKAGVAVNTEAAAFTPATTLEGLVAQGEQHGVTEALEVHPDLRSLKQILIYGIKGLAAYSDHAAILGQEDEKVYEFMQRALAATLEPKSLEELVALCMECGQVNLKAMELLDAGNTGTFGHPVPTPVPLGPKAGKAILVSGHDLKDLGMLLEQTQGKGINVYTHGEMLPCHGYPGLKKYPHFHGHYGTAWQNQQKEFAEFPGAILMTTNCIQRPADSYKDNIFTTGLVGWPGVTHVGKDFTPVIEKALSMPGFAKDEDRGTVLTGFGRNAVLGVADKVIAAVKDGAIRHFFLVAGCDGAKPGRNYYTEFVEKVPADCVVLTLACGKFRFFDKKLGDIGGIPRLLDVGQCNDAYSAIQIALALAGAFECGVNDLPLSMVLSWYEQKAVVILLTLLSLGIKGIRLGPSLPAFITPAVLNVLVENFDIKPLSTPDDDLKAILG; encoded by the coding sequence ATGTTTTGCAACCAGTGTGAACAAACGGCCAGAGGCACCGGCTGCACCAAGGTCGGCGTATGCGGCAAGCAGCCCGAAGTGGCCGCATTGCAGGATCTGCTCATCTATGCCCTGCAGGGCCTGTCCCAGGTGGCCGTCCAGGCCAGGGCCAAAGGCGTTTCCGACGCGGCCGTGAACCGGTTCATAAGCGAAGGCGTCTTTTCCACCCTGACCAACGTGGATTTCGATCCGGCCCGGTTTCAGGTACTCATCAATGAAGCCGCAGGATATCGCACCCTTCTGGCTTCCAAAGCGGGCGTGGCCGTCAATACCGAAGCGGCCGCTTTCACTCCCGCCACCACGCTTGAAGGGCTCGTGGCCCAGGGTGAACAGCATGGCGTGACCGAGGCTCTGGAAGTCCATCCGGACCTGCGGTCCCTGAAGCAGATTCTCATCTACGGCATCAAGGGGCTGGCCGCCTATTCCGATCATGCGGCCATTCTGGGGCAGGAAGACGAAAAGGTATACGAATTCATGCAGCGCGCCCTGGCCGCGACGCTGGAGCCGAAAAGCCTGGAAGAACTCGTCGCCCTGTGCATGGAATGCGGACAGGTGAACCTGAAGGCCATGGAGCTTCTGGACGCGGGCAACACCGGCACCTTCGGGCATCCCGTACCCACTCCGGTTCCTCTGGGACCCAAGGCGGGCAAGGCCATTCTCGTCTCCGGCCACGACCTGAAAGATCTGGGCATGCTGCTGGAGCAGACCCAGGGCAAGGGCATCAACGTCTATACCCACGGCGAGATGCTCCCCTGTCACGGATATCCCGGCCTGAAGAAGTATCCTCATTTCCACGGCCACTACGGCACGGCATGGCAGAACCAGCAGAAGGAATTCGCCGAATTCCCCGGCGCCATCCTCATGACCACCAACTGCATCCAGAGACCGGCCGATTCTTACAAGGACAATATCTTCACCACCGGTCTGGTGGGCTGGCCCGGCGTGACGCATGTGGGGAAGGATTTCACGCCCGTCATCGAAAAGGCTCTGTCCATGCCCGGATTCGCCAAGGATGAAGACAGGGGAACCGTGCTGACCGGTTTTGGCCGCAACGCGGTGCTCGGGGTGGCCGACAAGGTCATCGCGGCCGTCAAGGACGGAGCCATCCGCCACTTTTTTCTGGTGGCCGGATGTGACGGAGCCAAGCCGGGCCGCAACTACTATACGGAATTCGTGGAAAAGGTCCCGGCCGACTGTGTGGTGCTGACCCTGGCCTGCGGCAAGTTCCGTTTCTTCGACAAAAAGCTGGGCGACATCGGCGGCATCCCCAGATTGCTGGACGTGGGGCAGTGCAACGACGCCTATTCCGCCATCCAGATTGCCCTGGCCCTGGCTGGAGCGTTCGAATGCGGCGTGAACGACCTGCCCCTGTCCATGGTTCTGTCCTGGTACGAGCAGAAGGCCGTGGTCATCCTGTTGACCCTGCTCAGCCTCGGCATCAAGGGCATCCGCCTCGGCCCCAGCCTGCCTGCTTTCATCACGCCCGCGGTGCTGAACGTGCTGGTGGAAAACTTCGACATCAAGCCTCTCTCCACGCCGGATGACGATCTGAAAGCCATCCTCGGATAG
- a CDS encoding YihY/virulence factor BrkB family protein, with protein sequence MPTPDDSSARLSLPARILHFFSADAWPARPEGSPFLRLLILVPRTFFFALNGFMIRNGPLRASALTFYTLLSLVPLAAMALGIAKGFGFERLLEEKLMEQFSAQQEVVAQIIVFARNMLDNTQGGLIAGIGVIVLFWSVIKVLGNIEECFNQVWGVSDRSFLRKLSDYMTIMVTAPILLITSGSATVFIATRVSALSSRAGLEEVTSPVIAFSLAFAPYVLLWMLFTLLYMIMPNTKIRVGHAFLAAIPAGSAYQLLQAGYVKFQISMTSYNAIYGSFAALPLFLLWLNISWYIVLFGAEIVHTLEHVREPEHPAGEEELSAAEMRLHAVLLCTHVVRRFHLALKAQRPDQIARELGMSSRLANLLAERLVRAGMLVRVNFGNGSESALQPAMDARNLTLVRVLEALDNVGESRVHTQTPPSLEPVATQLEALQAEMEKSSANRPLLDLVTPKQPV encoded by the coding sequence ATGCCCACGCCAGATGATTCTTCCGCCCGCCTTTCCCTGCCTGCCCGCATCCTGCATTTCTTCTCCGCGGACGCATGGCCGGCCCGCCCGGAAGGCAGCCCTTTCCTTCGTCTGCTGATTCTCGTCCCGCGCACGTTTTTTTTCGCCCTGAACGGCTTCATGATCCGAAACGGCCCGCTGCGCGCTTCGGCCCTGACTTTCTACACTCTCCTGTCTCTGGTGCCGCTGGCGGCCATGGCTCTGGGCATCGCCAAGGGCTTCGGATTCGAACGCCTGCTGGAAGAAAAACTCATGGAGCAGTTCTCGGCCCAGCAGGAGGTTGTCGCCCAGATCATCGTCTTCGCCCGGAACATGCTGGACAACACCCAGGGCGGACTCATCGCGGGCATCGGCGTGATCGTCCTGTTCTGGTCCGTGATCAAGGTTCTGGGCAACATCGAGGAATGCTTCAATCAGGTCTGGGGCGTGTCCGACCGTTCTTTCCTGCGCAAACTGAGCGACTACATGACCATCATGGTCACGGCCCCCATCCTGCTCATTACGTCCGGCAGCGCCACGGTTTTCATCGCCACCAGGGTTTCGGCCCTGTCGTCGCGGGCCGGGCTGGAAGAAGTGACGAGCCCGGTCATTGCCTTCAGTCTGGCTTTCGCCCCCTACGTTCTGCTCTGGATGCTTTTCACGCTCCTTTACATGATCATGCCCAACACAAAAATCCGTGTCGGACACGCCTTTCTGGCGGCCATCCCGGCCGGATCGGCCTATCAGCTCCTCCAGGCCGGGTACGTCAAATTCCAGATCAGCATGACCTCCTACAACGCCATTTACGGCAGCTTCGCGGCCCTGCCTCTTTTTCTCCTGTGGCTGAACATCAGCTGGTATATCGTGCTTTTCGGCGCGGAAATAGTCCACACGCTGGAACACGTCCGCGAGCCGGAGCATCCGGCAGGTGAGGAGGAATTGAGCGCCGCCGAAATGCGGCTCCACGCCGTGCTGCTTTGCACCCATGTGGTCCGCCGCTTCCATCTGGCCCTGAAGGCCCAAAGACCGGACCAGATCGCCCGGGAACTGGGCATGTCTTCCCGTCTGGCCAACCTCCTTGCCGAGCGACTGGTACGCGCCGGAATGCTGGTCCGCGTGAACTTCGGAAACGGTTCGGAATCCGCCTTGCAACCGGCCATGGATGCGCGCAACCTGACTCTTGTGCGGGTGCTGGAAGCTCTCGACAATGTGGGCGAGAGCCGCGTTCACACCCAAACGCCGCCGTCTCTGGAGCCCGTCGCCACCCAGCTGGAGGCCCTGCAGGCGGAAATGGAAAAGTCTTCCGCAAACCGTCCGCTCCTTGACCTCGTGACGCCGAAACAGCCAGTATAG
- a CDS encoding AAA family ATPase — protein sequence MYESPFENASGTTAYFLTPQLEHAFEAILEEVHFGRLLSCAIGFPKSGKTAFLTRLSSLLREHTIILSASAEENLSRTLSRQLSPQEEVPSSLSRELQEKLRVVLIIDDAHLLQDDDFAFMAGLFTLAKHKGSVLQVVLIGNGDLIHKLARPDNRNVQTLLGNIINLPKLTREQAFEYVRFLLNSAGLDGGLISNPEPLVRRAAGIVGILRILTITLALKALSGQHAADVEAAFEPGPANKEAAKESRKEPAETAILTQEELQPAGQNHMLLLGTLLFITLIAARSLWFLSGPMPIGS from the coding sequence ATGTACGAATCGCCGTTTGAGAACGCCTCCGGAACAACCGCCTATTTCCTCACTCCGCAACTCGAGCATGCCTTCGAAGCCATCCTTGAAGAAGTGCATTTCGGACGGCTACTGAGTTGTGCGATCGGCTTTCCCAAATCCGGAAAAACAGCCTTCTTGACCCGCCTGTCCTCTCTCCTGCGGGAACATACCATCATACTTTCCGCTTCAGCGGAGGAAAATCTCTCCAGAACCCTGAGCCGCCAACTCTCTCCTCAAGAAGAAGTACCGTCAAGTTTATCCAGAGAATTGCAGGAAAAACTGCGAGTCGTGCTCATCATCGACGACGCGCACCTGCTCCAGGATGACGATTTCGCCTTCATGGCCGGGCTGTTCACCCTGGCCAAGCACAAAGGCAGTGTCCTGCAGGTGGTCCTGATAGGCAATGGAGACCTGATCCACAAACTGGCCCGCCCCGATAACCGGAATGTGCAGACGTTGCTGGGCAATATCATAAACCTCCCCAAGCTGACCCGCGAACAGGCCTTCGAGTACGTACGCTTTCTCCTGAATTCCGCCGGCCTGGACGGCGGTCTCATTTCCAATCCGGAGCCTCTGGTCCGCCGGGCGGCCGGAATTGTCGGCATCCTGCGCATACTGACCATCACGCTGGCCCTCAAGGCCTTGAGCGGTCAGCATGCCGCCGATGTGGAGGCCGCCTTCGAGCCCGGCCCGGCAAACAAAGAAGCGGCCAAGGAAAGCCGGAAAGAACCGGCAGAGACAGCAATACTGACGCAAGAGGAACTCCAGCCGGCAGGACAGAACCATATGCTGCTACTGGGTACGCTTCTTTTCATCACTCTGATTGCGGCGCGCTCTCTCTGGTTTCTCTCCGGTCCCATGCCAATTGGTTCCTGA
- a CDS encoding YgiT-type zinc finger protein — protein MICPKCGGTGVAEEIISYQMECRNHLFCFEDVPAPKCPDCGHYTITEETMSVMLAKVEQITQKATISYHRCRWPKAQQIDEQQPTAAVAEVMETLNKSARK, from the coding sequence ATGATCTGTCCCAAATGCGGCGGCACCGGTGTCGCCGAGGAAATCATATCCTATCAGATGGAATGCCGGAATCACCTGTTCTGCTTCGAGGACGTGCCCGCGCCCAAATGCCCGGACTGCGGCCATTACACTATCACGGAAGAAACCATGAGCGTGATGCTCGCCAAGGTCGAACAGATCACCCAGAAAGCGACCATCTCGTACCATAGATGCCGCTGGCCCAAAGCGCAACAGATCGACGAACAGCAGCCTACCGCCGCCGTGGCCGAAGTGATGGAAACGCTGAATAAGAGCGCCAGGAAATAA
- a CDS encoding PAS domain S-box protein, giving the protein MRSPLFLFFLLCLPLSAMAADDKKINILYLNSYHNGYEWSDSILGGVRDTFGRSGKNIYLQIEYMDSKRYSQGKINEILFQYYLFKFRTTRFDLIVTSDNNAYEFIIRYGERLFPGVPIVFCGLNDVAAGDVPMRHRMTGLLEEFDVPANIAIAARLHPGRKRLVVIGDRSLTGAAIASQVRAQIPRLPKDMRVDFLDEFTLEELIELVRSSSGDSIFFFIPFYKDVGETVYSAQDLLEIVWRETGVPLYAAWEFLLGHGMVGGKLVSGHMHGQAAARIGLRILDGERPAEIPVTATPDEPPRFDYQVLNRLGIDQRLLPPGSQLINAPSPFYSINRHQFWTIIVGLAVLSAVLVLLMVNIWKRKAVELRIKNQLAFLRTLMDTLPVPMYFTDESGAIRGINRTFGQWFGMRWDTDEDFRLLSPRVRDSRFDPLLDRRVDSFETRILRNDGTLCSVVLHKRPYADSKGETAGMVGVLHDISDRKQAEDGLRAAEEKYRTIFENSALGIFRATPGGDWLAVNPALARMLGFPGPRELMDDRPNISGIYFQQSDRERIVGLYRQGQDSVECEVLLRTRSGAVITATLNARVVRDGGGAFRYFEGFVEDITDRKKAELALAASEAMLQLVLDTIPQLVHWKDRNLRILGANRNFLAHVGAPDLAAIVGRTYGEIAADPEQTGQITRFDEQVIDRDEPIFRLQLEARSASGQTIWLLANKVPLHGPHGEVVGMLSTAEDITQTRNLEKQLIQSQKMEAIGTLAGGIAHDFNNILTSIMNSAELAMEEVPENSLVWQDLERCLRASVRGQGLVRQILAFSRPTQEGFVPTDLRDVVTEAAALIRPSMPCNIRVTSALEENPPLCLADPTQIHQVVMNLATNAFQALDGERGGCIGIDLGQTLLAEDDARQDGLEPGRYLVLSIADDGPGIDEAIQDKIYDPFFTTKSGGTGLGLAVVHGIVRGHGGAVRLHTSAEGTRFDIFLPAVSDGAAVPREYAGQAERGGERLFFVEDDEEQLSLIPRVLESLGYTVRAFRRGREALQAVDEGGRPDLVLTDYDMPGMNGVELARALAQRHPELPLVMFSGRKHAGEFSGLPENILFFLSKPYNKDMIGRAVRNVLDRERACPES; this is encoded by the coding sequence GTGCGTTCACCGCTTTTTCTGTTTTTTCTGCTGTGCCTGCCGCTTTCCGCCATGGCGGCGGACGACAAGAAAATAAACATTCTCTATCTCAATTCGTACCATAACGGCTACGAATGGTCCGACTCCATTCTCGGCGGCGTCAGAGACACATTCGGCCGGAGCGGAAAGAACATCTATCTGCAGATAGAGTACATGGATTCCAAGCGGTATTCCCAAGGCAAGATAAACGAGATTCTTTTTCAGTATTATCTGTTCAAATTCCGGACGACGCGTTTTGATCTCATCGTCACTTCGGACAACAACGCCTACGAATTCATCATCCGGTACGGCGAGAGGCTTTTCCCCGGAGTGCCCATCGTCTTCTGCGGCCTGAACGACGTGGCCGCCGGGGATGTGCCCATGCGTCACCGCATGACCGGACTTCTCGAAGAATTCGACGTGCCGGCCAATATCGCCATCGCCGCCCGGCTGCATCCGGGCCGGAAGCGGCTGGTGGTCATCGGCGACAGAAGCCTGACCGGTGCCGCCATCGCCAGCCAGGTCAGGGCTCAGATCCCCAGATTGCCGAAGGACATGCGCGTGGACTTTCTGGACGAGTTCACCCTGGAGGAACTCATCGAACTGGTCCGCTCCAGCTCCGGGGACAGCATTTTTTTCTTCATACCGTTTTATAAAGACGTGGGAGAAACCGTGTATTCGGCCCAGGATCTCCTGGAAATTGTCTGGCGGGAGACGGGCGTGCCCCTGTACGCGGCTTGGGAGTTTCTGCTGGGGCACGGCATGGTCGGCGGCAAGCTGGTCAGCGGCCATATGCACGGACAGGCGGCGGCCCGGATCGGCCTGCGCATTCTCGACGGCGAGCGTCCGGCGGAGATCCCCGTGACGGCCACCCCGGACGAGCCACCCAGATTCGACTACCAGGTGCTGAACCGTCTGGGCATCGATCAGAGACTGCTGCCTCCGGGCAGCCAGCTCATCAATGCGCCTTCGCCGTTTTATTCCATCAACCGCCATCAGTTCTGGACCATCATCGTCGGGCTGGCGGTTCTGTCGGCCGTTCTCGTGCTGCTGATGGTCAACATCTGGAAGCGCAAGGCGGTGGAGCTGCGCATCAAGAACCAGCTGGCCTTTTTGCGCACCCTCATGGATACGCTGCCCGTGCCCATGTATTTTACGGATGAAAGCGGGGCTATCCGCGGCATCAACCGGACTTTCGGTCAATGGTTCGGCATGCGCTGGGACACGGACGAGGATTTCCGCCTCCTGTCGCCGCGTGTGCGGGACAGCCGTTTCGACCCTCTTCTGGACCGGCGCGTGGATTCCTTCGAGACCCGGATTCTCCGGAATGACGGCACCCTTTGTTCCGTGGTGCTGCACAAAAGGCCCTACGCCGATTCAAAAGGCGAAACCGCCGGCATGGTGGGCGTGCTGCACGATATTTCAGACCGCAAACAGGCCGAGGACGGTCTGCGTGCGGCCGAGGAAAAATACCGGACCATCTTCGAGAATTCGGCACTGGGTATTTTCCGGGCCACACCCGGCGGCGACTGGCTGGCGGTCAATCCGGCCCTGGCCAGAATGCTCGGCTTTCCGGGCCCCCGGGAACTGATGGACGACCGTCCCAATATTTCCGGCATCTATTTTCAGCAGAGCGACCGGGAACGCATCGTGGGACTTTACCGGCAGGGCCAGGACAGCGTGGAGTGCGAGGTGCTTTTGCGCACCCGAAGCGGCGCGGTGATCACGGCCACGCTCAATGCCCGGGTCGTGCGGGACGGCGGCGGAGCGTTCCGGTATTTCGAGGGGTTCGTGGAAGACATCACGGACCGCAAGAAGGCCGAACTGGCTCTGGCCGCTTCGGAGGCCATGCTCCAGCTGGTGCTGGACACCATCCCGCAGCTGGTTCACTGGAAGGACCGCAATCTGCGCATTCTCGGCGCCAACCGGAACTTTCTAGCCCACGTGGGGGCTCCAGACCTGGCGGCCATAGTGGGGCGGACCTACGGGGAAATCGCTGCGGATCCCGAACAGACCGGGCAGATCACCCGGTTCGACGAGCAGGTCATCGACCGCGACGAGCCCATCTTCCGGCTCCAGCTGGAGGCGCGTTCGGCCTCGGGACAGACCATCTGGCTCCTGGCGAACAAGGTGCCTCTGCACGGCCCTCACGGCGAGGTGGTGGGCATGCTCAGCACGGCCGAGGACATCACCCAGACCCGGAATCTGGAAAAACAGCTGATCCAGTCCCAGAAGATGGAAGCCATCGGCACGCTGGCCGGAGGCATCGCCCATGATTTCAATAACATCCTGACATCCATCATGAATTCCGCCGAACTGGCCATGGAGGAAGTTCCCGAGAACAGTCTGGTCTGGCAGGATCTGGAGCGCTGCCTCCGGGCTTCGGTCCGGGGACAGGGACTGGTCCGGCAGATACTGGCTTTCAGCAGGCCCACGCAGGAAGGATTCGTACCCACCGATCTGCGCGACGTGGTCACCGAGGCGGCAGCCCTGATCCGGCCCTCCATGCCGTGCAATATCCGCGTGACCTCGGCCCTGGAGGAGAATCCGCCGCTGTGTCTGGCCGATCCCACGCAAATCCATCAGGTGGTCATGAATCTGGCCACCAACGCGTTTCAGGCCCTGGACGGGGAGCGGGGAGGATGCATCGGCATCGATCTCGGCCAGACTCTGCTTGCGGAGGATGACGCGCGGCAGGACGGTCTTGAGCCCGGCCGCTATCTTGTGCTCAGCATCGCCGATGACGGCCCCGGCATCGACGAGGCCATCCAGGACAAGATCTACGACCCCTTCTTCACGACCAAGAGCGGAGGAACGGGACTGGGGCTGGCCGTGGTGCACGGCATCGTGCGCGGACACGGCGGGGCGGTCCGTTTGCATACATCGGCGGAAGGCACGCGGTTCGACATTTTTCTGCCCGCCGTCAGCGATGGAGCGGCTGTTCCGCGGGAATATGCCGGGCAGGCGGAAAGGGGCGGTGAGCGGCTTTTCTTCGTCGAGGACGACGAGGAGCAGCTGTCGCTCATTCCGAGGGTGCTCGAAAGTCTGGGGTACACGGTCCGTGCCTTCCGCCGGGGCAGGGAGGCCCTGCAGGCGGTGGATGAAGGGGGGCGGCCCGATCTGGTGCTTACGGATTACGACATGCCCGGCATGAACGGGGTGGAACTGGCCCGCGCCCTGGCGCAGCGGCACCCGGAGCTGCCGCTCGTCATGTTTTCCGGGCGGAAGCATGCCGGAGAATTTTCGGGACTTCCTGAAAACATTCTGTTTTTTCTGAGCAAACCATACAACAAGGACATGATCGGGCGGGCCGTCCGGAATGTCCTGGACAGGGAGCGCGCATGTCCAGAATCCTGA